One genomic region from Ralstonia pickettii DTP0602 encodes:
- a CDS encoding 2-alkenal reductase has translation MKRVAIYGWVSAAVALVLAAGVGSAWLLQPKQRALTQADIDAAVLHTLETKSLPSRTARAAEAVRESVVEIRSFTPAEKKAEAASSPQARRAPPAKRPESSPPAPSTPRDEFAMGDRPGGKDEAEGQPEDRHIGSGVVVTESGIVLTCYHVVAGARRLEIRFHDGHTSEASVLQTNPEKDLAIIQAKSIPDDLPAATLGSSRGLAPGTEVVAVGFPFGIGPSVSAGVVSGLDRKFVSPDNKQNLDRLIQFDAAANPGNSGGPLVNMDGEVIGIVTAILNPNKSGTFLGIGFAITIESAGVAIGSSPF, from the coding sequence ATGAAACGGGTGGCGATCTACGGATGGGTCTCGGCAGCCGTCGCTCTGGTTCTCGCTGCCGGCGTGGGCTCCGCCTGGCTGCTGCAGCCGAAGCAGCGCGCTCTCACGCAAGCAGACATCGACGCGGCCGTGCTGCACACGCTGGAAACCAAGAGCCTGCCGTCGCGCACGGCCAGGGCGGCCGAGGCGGTTCGCGAATCGGTGGTGGAAATTCGCAGTTTTACGCCAGCGGAAAAGAAAGCGGAGGCGGCGTCCTCTCCCCAGGCCAGGCGTGCTCCCCCTGCCAAACGTCCCGAATCCTCCCCGCCAGCCCCATCCACCCCGCGCGACGAGTTCGCCATGGGCGACCGACCCGGTGGCAAGGACGAGGCCGAGGGCCAGCCCGAAGATCGCCACATCGGTTCGGGCGTGGTCGTGACCGAAAGCGGCATCGTCCTCACCTGCTACCACGTCGTCGCCGGCGCCCGACGCCTGGAGATCAGGTTCCATGACGGTCACACGTCCGAGGCCTCGGTGCTGCAGACGAACCCGGAGAAAGACCTCGCCATCATCCAGGCCAAGTCCATCCCCGACGACCTGCCGGCGGCGACGCTCGGCTCCAGCCGGGGTCTCGCGCCCGGCACCGAAGTCGTCGCGGTCGGCTTTCCGTTCGGCATCGGCCCGTCGGTATCTGCCGGCGTGGTGTCCGGACTCGACCGCAAGTTCGTTTCACCAGACAACAAGCAGAACCTGGACAGGCTCATCCAGTTCGACGCCGCCGCCAATCCAGGCAACTCCGGCGGACCGCTGGTGAATATGGATGGCGAGGTGATCGGGATCGTCACCGCCATCCTCAACCCCAACAAGAGCGGCACCTTCCTCGGCATTGGCTTTGCCATCACGATCGAAAGCGCCGGCGTTGCCATCGGTTCTTCTCCTTTCTAA
- a CDS encoding ATPase AAA (K03924: moxR; MoxR-like ATPase [EC:3.6.3.-]) yields the protein MNDQTRGAVDSANLMERLLYEVKRVVVGQDHFLERVLVAILAGGHLLVEGVPGLAKTLTVNTLARTMSGSFKRIQFTPDLLPADLIGTRMYNQGTGEFSTVRGPVFANLLLADEINRAPAKVQSALLEVMQEKQVTIAGETHLVPTPFLVMATQNPIETEGTYPLPEAQVDRFMMKVLVGYPSEEEEVVIVNRVTGPQISVSPIATPEHLAGLQEECRKVYVDPGLIQYAVRVVAATRKPGTYGLADLDRYISFGASPRATIGLIEGARALAFLRGRDYALPEDVIDLVPDVLRHRLALSYEAMSDGVTADQLVTRISQALPVPERPLESHVRAAAG from the coding sequence ATGAACGACCAGACCAGGGGCGCTGTGGACAGCGCCAACTTGATGGAACGCCTGCTGTATGAGGTGAAGCGTGTGGTGGTCGGTCAGGACCACTTTCTCGAACGGGTGCTAGTGGCCATCCTTGCCGGCGGCCACTTGCTGGTGGAAGGCGTGCCGGGCCTGGCCAAGACGCTGACGGTCAACACGCTGGCCAGGACCATGAGCGGCTCCTTCAAGCGCATCCAGTTCACGCCGGACCTTCTGCCAGCCGACCTGATCGGCACCCGCATGTATAACCAGGGCACGGGCGAATTCTCCACCGTGCGGGGGCCGGTCTTCGCCAATCTGCTGCTGGCCGACGAAATCAACCGTGCGCCGGCCAAGGTGCAGAGCGCATTGCTCGAAGTCATGCAGGAAAAGCAGGTCACCATCGCCGGCGAAACCCATTTGGTGCCCACGCCCTTCCTCGTCATGGCGACGCAGAATCCGATAGAAACCGAAGGCACCTACCCCTTGCCCGAGGCGCAGGTCGACCGCTTCATGATGAAGGTCCTGGTGGGATATCCCAGCGAGGAGGAGGAGGTCGTCATCGTCAACCGCGTCACCGGCCCCCAGATCAGCGTGAGCCCGATCGCCACGCCCGAGCACCTGGCCGGCCTGCAGGAAGAATGCCGCAAGGTTTACGTGGATCCGGGCCTGATCCAGTACGCGGTGCGCGTGGTGGCGGCCACCCGCAAACCAGGGACCTACGGCCTGGCCGACCTGGATCGCTACATTTCCTTCGGTGCCAGCCCCCGCGCCACCATCGGCCTGATCGAAGGCGCGCGCGCCCTGGCGTTCCTGCGCGGCCGGGACTATGCCCTGCCCGAAGATGTGATCGACCTCGTGCCAGACGTACTGCGCCACCGCCTGGCGCTCTCTTACGAGGCCATGTCCGATGGCGTGACCGCCGACCAGCTCGTCACCCGCATCTCGCAGGCCCTGCCGGTCCCCGAGCGGCCGCTGGAATCCCATGTTCGGGCGGCTGCGGGCTAG
- a CDS encoding ATPase, with protein MFGRLRARRRRGPDAAPDGAPVDGALARLGPNQTEALLRRLEWTVVRRLDGLLQGDYRTLFRGFGLDLADLREYRPGDDVRHIDWNVTARLQTPHVREYQEDREVCAWFLLDLSGSVDFGSGSVRKRDLLSDFTTVMALLLTRYGNRVGAVLYGGATDMAASVVPARAGRRHLLHLLDRMHATPAASPGDTRLRDLLECARAVAKRRSVLFVISDFISAPGWQASLGMLARRHEVVAVRLVDPLEMALPDLGLVVMQDAETGEQMFVDTHDPAFRKRFAAAAEAREAELRQGFTLAGVECLTLSTYARLDLALLQFACRRRRQQGAAKGVA; from the coding sequence ATGTTCGGGCGGCTGCGGGCTAGGCGCCGGCGCGGCCCGGACGCCGCACCCGACGGCGCACCTGTCGACGGGGCGCTTGCCCGCCTCGGCCCAAACCAGACCGAGGCCTTGTTGCGCCGCCTGGAATGGACGGTGGTCCGCCGCCTCGATGGCCTGCTGCAGGGCGACTATCGCACGCTGTTTCGCGGCTTTGGGCTGGACCTTGCCGACCTGCGCGAATACCGTCCCGGCGACGACGTGCGGCACATCGACTGGAACGTGACAGCGCGGCTGCAGACGCCGCACGTGCGTGAGTACCAGGAAGACCGAGAGGTCTGCGCCTGGTTCCTGCTGGACCTGAGCGGATCGGTCGATTTCGGCTCCGGCAGCGTGCGCAAGCGCGATCTGCTGAGCGACTTCACCACCGTCATGGCGCTCCTGTTGACGCGCTATGGCAACCGGGTCGGCGCAGTGCTCTATGGCGGGGCCACAGACATGGCCGCGTCCGTGGTACCGGCGCGCGCGGGGCGTCGCCACTTGCTGCACCTGCTCGACCGCATGCACGCCACGCCAGCCGCGTCCCCGGGCGACACCCGCTTGCGCGACCTGCTGGAGTGCGCACGGGCTGTCGCCAAACGCCGATCGGTGCTGTTCGTCATCTCCGACTTCATTAGCGCCCCGGGCTGGCAAGCGTCGCTCGGCATGTTGGCCCGGCGTCATGAAGTCGTCGCCGTGCGGCTGGTCGATCCCCTGGAGATGGCCCTGCCCGACCTGGGCCTGGTCGTGATGCAGGATGCCGAGACCGGAGAGCAGATGTTCGTCGACACGCATGACCCGGCCTTCAGGAAACGCTTCGCCGCCGCCGCCGAGGCGCGCGAGGCCGAACTGCGCCAGGGCTTCACGCTGGCCGGCGTGGAGTGCCTGACGCTGTCGACCTACGCCCGCCTGGACCTGGCCCTGTTGCAATTCGCCTGCCGGCGCCGTCGTCAGCAAGGCGCCGCCAAGGGGGTCGCATGA
- a CDS encoding von Willebrand factor A (K07114: yfbK; Ca-activated chloride channel homolog), which yields MIDAMSRLPVFSFLWPGMLWLLAFVLMLAAGYVWLDAHRRRPTAHYPALKTVGLAIKGGASWRRHVSPALTLLALAALIFAIARPQAVMTLPSRIETVILVIDLSGSMRAQDVKPSRIRAAQQAAKVLLDAQPAGVSVGVVAMAGTAGVAQAPSRRKDDVTKAIDRLQPQGGTALGNGLLIALTTLLPQAGDDAERLMNDDATPPKKPETSDGGDTVTPGSYAAGAIVLFSDGESNAGPGAMQAAQLAAAHGVRIYTVGVGTTEGVVLRVDGWSARVRLDEKVLKQVADATGAEYFRLEDASKLKKVYRALHARLAFDKREQVEITALFAALGALLAACAGLLSLWWFGRVM from the coding sequence ATGATCGATGCGATGAGTCGGTTGCCCGTCTTCAGCTTCCTGTGGCCCGGCATGCTGTGGTTGCTGGCGTTCGTCCTCATGCTGGCCGCTGGTTATGTCTGGCTGGATGCGCACCGGCGGCGCCCGACGGCGCACTATCCCGCCCTGAAAACCGTCGGCCTCGCCATCAAGGGCGGCGCGAGCTGGCGCCGCCACGTGTCACCCGCGCTGACCCTGCTGGCCCTGGCCGCGTTGATCTTCGCCATCGCCCGTCCCCAGGCCGTGATGACGCTGCCCTCTCGCATCGAAACCGTGATCCTGGTCATCGACCTGTCCGGCAGTATGCGAGCGCAGGATGTTAAACCCAGCCGCATCCGCGCCGCCCAACAGGCAGCCAAAGTCCTGCTGGACGCGCAGCCCGCGGGCGTCAGCGTGGGCGTGGTCGCGATGGCCGGCACAGCCGGTGTGGCGCAGGCTCCCAGCCGCAGAAAGGATGACGTGACCAAGGCGATCGACCGCCTGCAGCCGCAAGGCGGCACCGCCCTCGGCAACGGCCTGCTCATCGCGCTCACGACCCTGCTGCCGCAGGCGGGCGACGACGCCGAGCGCCTGATGAACGACGACGCCACGCCGCCGAAGAAGCCTGAGACATCCGACGGCGGCGACACCGTTACGCCCGGCTCCTATGCTGCCGGTGCGATCGTCCTGTTCTCCGACGGCGAAAGCAACGCCGGCCCGGGCGCGATGCAGGCGGCCCAACTTGCCGCCGCGCACGGCGTGCGCATCTATACCGTGGGTGTCGGCACGACCGAAGGCGTCGTGCTCAGGGTCGACGGCTGGTCGGCCCGCGTCAGGCTGGACGAGAAGGTATTGAAGCAAGTCGCCGACGCCACCGGGGCCGAGTACTTTCGTCTCGAGGATGCCTCCAAGCTGAAGAAGGTGTACCGGGCGCTCCACGCGAGACTGGCGTTCGACAAGCGCGAACAAGTCGAAATCACCGCGCTCTTCGCCGCGCTGGGCGCGCTGCTGGCGGCCTGCGCAGGGCTGCTGTCACTGTGGTGGTTCGGGCGCGTGATGTAG
- a CDS encoding DJ-1/PfpI family protein — MHIAILTFEGFNELDSIIALGTLNRVKKPDWRVSIASPTARITSMNGLVIEAQASLDDARAADAVIVGSGVQTREVVADARLMSQLQFDPARQLLGAQCSGTLVLARLGLLDGVSACTDLMTKPWLQEAGVNVLNQPFFARGNIATTGGCLASHYLAAWILARLEGVEAAESALHYVAPVGEKEEYVSRAMRHITPFLSATPAAV, encoded by the coding sequence ATGCATATCGCCATACTCACCTTCGAGGGCTTCAATGAACTCGATTCAATCATTGCGCTGGGCACCCTCAATCGCGTGAAGAAGCCGGATTGGCGCGTGTCGATCGCCAGCCCGACTGCCCGCATTACATCGATGAACGGGTTGGTCATCGAAGCACAGGCTTCCCTTGACGATGCAAGGGCTGCCGACGCGGTCATCGTAGGTAGCGGGGTGCAGACGAGGGAAGTTGTCGCGGACGCCAGGCTGATGTCGCAGCTCCAGTTCGATCCGGCCAGGCAACTGCTCGGCGCCCAGTGCTCGGGCACACTGGTGCTAGCCAGGCTTGGCCTGCTTGATGGCGTTTCTGCCTGCACGGATCTGATGACGAAACCCTGGCTTCAGGAAGCCGGTGTCAACGTGCTGAATCAGCCGTTCTTCGCCAGAGGGAACATCGCCACGACCGGTGGTTGTCTTGCGTCGCATTACCTCGCCGCGTGGATCCTTGCGCGCCTGGAGGGTGTCGAGGCCGCTGAAAGCGCGCTTCACTATGTCGCTCCGGTTGGCGAAAAGGAGGAGTACGTTTCGCGCGCAATGCGACATATCACGCCGTTCCTGAGCGCTACGCCGGCTGCTGTCTGA
- a CDS encoding GntR family transcriptional regulator translates to MAVARYKVLVDAFAADIRSGRLPPGTRLPTHRQLATKEGLALVTATRVYAELEAMGLVSGEVGRGTFVRETILPRGLGIDQHATAAGMLDLNFNYPSLPGQAELLRAALRQVAASGDLEALLRYQAHGGRQHERATVARHLESRGLTVAADQVLIVNGAQHGLAASVMALLQPGDVVAIDALTYPGFKVLAAVHRLGLASIPVTDNGPDLDALDRLCKSRRVRAVYAMPTIHNPLGWVMSETQRHDLVAMARRHGLIIIEDAAYAFLAEAPPAPLAALAPETTIYVSGLSKSVATGLRVGFVATPRQWVPEIERAIRATTWNTPGVMTAIACGWLEDGTVSRLEAEKRRDAAIRQSVAAGILAGLRCIRHPASYFLWLPLANEVRADQVAMALMRDRVSVSTAEPFATSANVPHAVRLALGSVELESLREALEKVKRVIGAYSY, encoded by the coding sequence ATGGCAGTTGCCCGCTACAAGGTGCTGGTTGATGCATTTGCCGCCGATATCCGCTCGGGGCGGCTGCCGCCGGGAACACGCTTGCCGACCCACCGCCAGTTGGCGACCAAGGAAGGGCTGGCACTGGTTACCGCGACACGCGTCTACGCGGAGCTGGAAGCCATGGGCCTGGTCAGCGGAGAGGTCGGGCGCGGTACATTCGTCAGAGAAACCATCTTGCCTCGTGGCCTGGGCATTGACCAGCATGCGACAGCAGCTGGCATGCTGGACCTGAACTTCAATTACCCTTCCCTGCCTGGCCAAGCGGAGTTATTGCGTGCCGCGCTACGGCAGGTTGCCGCGTCCGGCGACCTGGAGGCTCTCCTGCGCTACCAGGCACACGGCGGGCGCCAGCACGAACGTGCTACGGTGGCGCGCCACCTTGAATCCCGCGGGCTGACCGTAGCTGCCGACCAGGTGTTGATCGTCAACGGGGCGCAACATGGTTTGGCCGCATCGGTAATGGCTCTGCTGCAACCCGGCGACGTTGTAGCGATCGATGCGCTGACTTATCCCGGATTCAAGGTTTTGGCGGCTGTGCACCGCCTGGGTCTGGCATCGATTCCTGTGACAGACAATGGTCCAGACCTGGATGCACTCGATCGATTGTGCAAGAGCCGTCGGGTACGCGCGGTATACGCCATGCCCACAATCCATAATCCGCTCGGATGGGTAATGAGTGAGACCCAGCGCCATGACCTGGTTGCGATGGCACGCCGGCACGGGCTCATCATCATAGAAGATGCGGCGTATGCCTTTCTTGCAGAGGCGCCGCCGGCGCCGCTCGCAGCATTGGCACCGGAGACTACGATTTACGTCTCAGGGCTTTCCAAGAGCGTCGCCACCGGATTGCGCGTCGGCTTCGTTGCCACCCCCAGGCAATGGGTCCCCGAGATCGAGCGAGCAATCAGGGCGACCACATGGAACACACCCGGTGTGATGACAGCGATCGCTTGTGGTTGGCTGGAGGATGGAACGGTCAGTCGGCTTGAGGCAGAAAAACGACGGGATGCGGCAATCCGGCAATCGGTAGCTGCCGGCATCCTCGCCGGGCTTCGGTGCATTCGCCATCCTGCGTCTTATTTCCTGTGGTTGCCGCTGGCAAACGAGGTCCGCGCCGACCAGGTGGCTATGGCTCTTATGCGCGACCGCGTCTCCGTCTCGACCGCGGAACCGTTTGCGACATCCGCAAATGTCCCGCATGCTGTCCGTCTGGCCCTCGGATCCGTGGAGCTGGAGTCGCTAAGGGAGGCGCTGGAGAAGGTGAAACGAGTAATCGGTGCGTACTCGTACTAA